A genomic window from Carassius auratus strain Wakin chromosome 19, ASM336829v1, whole genome shotgun sequence includes:
- the LOC113120301 gene encoding transmembrane protein 74-like produces MADLKVLFCGQDAVQTDHLDWSLKYQQSHHSVCADERVLSNEECCQAYLEENVNEANRLSEPWTATLPIGRLCKLNEWGFDEEIEVCYDEQFETAFPGVADFTDHKDSQLLADETNYDNFSWNSSKDLQEGDPECSLLSVDDFMVDSSEKSVDYGFIGAVTFLVTGISLVVISYTVPRDVKVNPDAVSAREMERLERENARVGAHLDRCVIAGLCLLTLGGVVLSTLLMISMYKGEMIRRQAFAYSKHQARLYGSMNFRCGANPTGAPSLLSLDEDEGPVEILS; encoded by the coding sequence ATGGCTGATCTTAAAGTCCTCTTTTGTGGTCAAGACGCTGTCCAGACCGATCACCTTGACTGGTCCCTAAAATACCAGCAAAGTCATCACTCAGTGTGTGCAGATGAAAGGGTCCTTTCCAATGAAGAGTGCTGCCAGGCATATCTAGAGGAGAATGTTAATGAGGCGAACAGGCtttcagaaccatggacagcgacTCTGCCAATTGGACGACTCTGCAAACTCAATGAATGGGGATTTGATGAAGAAATTGAGGTATGTTACGATGAGCAGTTTGAAACAGCTTTTCCTGGTGTGGCTGACTTTACTGACCATAAAGACAGTCAGTTGTTAGCAGATGAGACCAACTATGACAACTTCAGTTGGAATTCTTCCAAAGATCTCCAAGAAGGCGACCCAGAATGCTCCCTGCTGTCAGTTGACGATTTCATGGTAGATTCATCAGAAAAGTCAGTGGATTATGGATTCATAGGTGCTGTTACCTTTTTAGTTACTGGGATTTCCTTGGTTGTCATCTCCTACACGGTCCCACGTGACGTCAAGGTGAATCCCGATGCGGTTTCTGCCCGGGAGATGGAGCGGTTGGAGAGAGAGAACGCCCGGGTGGGTGCTCACCTGGACAGGTGTGTGATTGCAGGACTGTGCCTCCTCACACTCGGTGGTGTGGTACTGTCAACCCTGTTGATGATCTCCATGTATAAAGGGGAGATGATCAGGAGACAAGCATTTGCTTACTCCAAGCACCAAGCCAGACTCTATGGCTCTATGAATTTTAGATGTGGTGCGAACCCGACCGGAGCTCCTTCGCTTTTGTCCCTTGATGAAGATGAAGGTCCTGTTGAAATCTTAAGCTGA